The Myripristis murdjan chromosome 6, fMyrMur1.1, whole genome shotgun sequence sequence GAAAAATGGATGAGGCTCCGGCTCCAGGTTTGGCCCTCAAAGGAAAACTCCCAGCTCAGATCCCCTTCCACTGTTAGATGTCAGTCTGTGATGACCAATGTACTCCAGAACTTCTTGTTATGAAGTGatgcaattattttttctgatgCACCAACTTTCCCTGAACCTGCCTTGTCTACTTGTACTTCAGTTGGTGATTTCCTAtatttcccacaatgctttTGGACAACCTCAAGAGAAGAGGCATGAACTTGCATTCAGCTATGGGTTACATATATATAGGTGGAAAGaacaatagcaacaataacagcaTAGTAAGAGAAAAAAGGCAGTTTTCCTGTCAAGAAAAGTCAGAGTTAGCCCCAGTGATGGTCGTTGCTCATTGCTTGTTTGATTCGACCTGACTGACACCAAATTTGATCATTTGTGGAAATATCCCAACTTGGCATCATGTCATACATGTTTAGTCGATTGTTCAACAAGAAAAATGCATACAATGAGAAAAATGGGCTTAAACATTCAGGGTATATTGCcccttggtatttttttttacatacatacatactgtgtgtgtgtgtgtgtgtgtgtgtgtgtgtgtgtgcagttgaaGGTCCTTCCTGTTTGACCACTAAAGAACTTCAGCAGAACTTGAAGACTGAGAAGCAGAGGCAGCGGCCTGTCAGGCTGCTGTTTGAAATCCCATCAGCACGAATTATTGAACAAAGCCTGTCCAAATACGTGGTGAGACAAACAAATTTCACATTGTATGTCACATCACAAATCTGGTGGCCACTTTTATCAAAAGCATGTTATATTGTCATGAGTGCATACATACACTCACTgaccactttatcaggtccacctgtacaatctaatccaatccaatccaactgttctgccatacagtttccttctctgctgcctataatgctcaggttgtctttttgtcacagtaacagaggtgttcattcacttctatgtttggctttggttagtgctgctgttggactggactacattttattgagagctgtttctaatattctgtctccctaatgtatataaatagggaggacaaaaaaatagaaacacctctcaatataatgtagtccagtacaagacctctgcaaacgacaacctcaataataaacacagaattaaatttacacattctccacagtgtcaacacaaactgaacattataaactttcttaaaaagtagaatttatggaagagctgctgacctgaactgcattagactggacaggcggacctgataaagtggccactgagtgtatttagTTATGTTACATGGCGCCTCAGGGAGGGGCTGTGCTGCGCTCAAAACGTAACCCACGACCGAATAACTGCAGTAATACTATAATACATTTTAGAAAGTGATTTTCTTTTGACTTTATGGTGGcaatgttatgttttgtttcaagaaacttTGTCTGATGAGTGCCCAGAATCTAACTGActgttgaactgaaatgaactgaattgtATTGAACCGCAAAACTGTCAATGCAACGTCTCATAGGGATTTATGggaatattataatattttagGAGATAAAAAGTACTAAAAAGTACAATAAGGTCACTGTAAACTCTCTGTAGAGCTACCACAGACAAACTATGAATTCCCATTGTACTTATTTTTTGTTAGTGCGATGCTGTGCTCTGTCTATATGAGAGTTAcaattttgggaaaatgtcCCTGTTTGCAACACACTACCCTCCTTACGTGAATATATTCCTTCCTTCTTTTACTCTTGTCTAGGTTCCAGTGGAAAAACCCTGCATACTTTCAAAACATGCTCTAAGAATTGTTCTCCTTTTCTCAGGCAACTTCAATTATGCTTTTTAATATTGAATGTAGTTATTCTGTTTCCCAGGTGtaccaggttgtgttgatccgCTCTGGAAGCTTCGACTCCAGGCGAGTATCAGTGGAGCGTCGTTACAGCGACTTTTCCCGCttccaccagcagctgcttgAAGAATTCAGTGAGGAGCTTGAGGAGGTATCACTCCCCCGCAAACTCCTGACTGGGAATTTCAGCCCAGAGATCATCTCTGAACGTCGGTTAGGTCTCCAAGATTACCTAGCTAAACTCTACGCAATCCGCTGCATTCGCTATTCGCGCCATTTCCCGGAATTTTTCACCGAGCAAGAGCAGAGGCAGGCACATGGTCTGCTGCGAGCGGGACAGTTCAAACTCgctctggagctgctgcagactgTTCTACAAATTCAGGAGAAGCTGGTGCCATGGCAGAGCCCCGTCCTGCTTGTGCCGACACTATGTGCCCTCGCCGTCTGCCACCGTGACCTGGAGGAACCGGAGCAAGCGTTTCAAACTGCACAAAGGGCCCTTCCTCCAGTGAGACGCTACGGCCTCAAAAACTACAGAGCACCACTGTTAGAGCTCCTGGTGGATTTGGGATACCAGCTGAGACATCCCGTGGCTCGGTTACAAGACGAACTGACTGTGCTGAGGGACAGCGAAAGGGGGCTGGTGTCATTTCGCTCCCTGAAGGAGTTGGTGGTGCAGGAGTTCATCTAAGGACACAGTGCACTGGGGCAGAATGTTGAACCTGcaatgcactgctgctgctgctcatgttaTCATGTTAAAGGTAAAGATAAGGGACTCAGCTCAGGGTGAGAATGATTCCAGACAAACCAGATCGCTTGCAGAGTGTGCAAGAGAATTTTTCCAAGGAAGGAGGCACCAACCACTGGGGGCTTAGCACAGCAAATGGATAAACTTCCATGAACTAGATCAAggctattcaattacaaattcaatgggacacattttaaaaccaggaaatgtagATGGACCATTTCAGCAGTCTATTCAAAACCTTTTTAGCTTTTAGTAATGgcactttttttaaacaaatgcaaacggATGTAATAGAAATAGCAATGTTTACTGTTTcacttttgaaattaaaaaaaaaaaattgccacatATCTGACCCAGGCATACCACAAAGTGCAGaaacagaatattaaaaaagaGCACCAATGTGCACTCATTACAATTTGCACACAGTGGTTTGGCATTTGGAGATGGCAGCAAAATAAGTATTTGCCAGTCCAGGCAGGGTTGACCCaacagttttcatcatcagttttgtttcatttcagggTTGATAGAGACATATTTTCAGTACCTGACATGTTCAGAATTGCATCCTGTGAGAAAACGTTGATTTGTTGAAGATATCCTGTTTTTCATCATGCTGGTTTTGCTTCATGATTGCTTACGGATTTTAGTCCACGCTTGCTGCATTGACAGTGGTGGATCTACCATGGTGGCATGGGGTGGTAGCTGCCACCCTAAAAATAGGCCTTGGCACTCCAGTTTGGGCAGtctaatgggaaaaaaatgtaaatgttgttgCTGGTCAGAAATTTGCAAGACTGATAATCCGCTATCTGTGTGAGAACTGTGTCAAGCTTGTAGCTCTGTATTCAAACAGTTTATGGGGTTTGCTCTTTAGCAAAGGAGATGATCTGCCACCCTGTAAAATTTCCATGCCAACCCATGTATACTTCTCTAGAGCTGCCCATGATTAATTGGGCTACACAATAACATTGCTattatcaaatatttttttcgaaaataatattataattcaaatattaaaattgcTATTAAAATAACCTTTGTAATTCAATCTTGTTGGGCCACTTGGAAGTTGCCTCTGGGCCACATATGGCGCGTGGGCCACCAGTTGAATACACTGGCCCTAGAGATAGCTTCAATCACTATAGAGCTATAGTCAAAGAAAGAGAGTGGCATACGTTCATTTATGTTAACATGCTGAGGATTGACAGTGGACTCAGCTACCATGTGTTCAGTATGTGCGTCAACATCCTGCTCCAATGTGATGTTTCACTCTTTCACATAAATCAACACATGTGCTCAGATACCCATTAGAGTTTGTCAAATAACATTGTTCCAGTGTCAGTTTTCCTGCACATGCACTGTTCTCGGTgaataaagtgattctgatgCTCTGTCATCTCTCCAGAGGAACTTGTGTGTCATCCTGTTGCTGCAGGTTTCAGCAGCAGTTGGTCAATATCCAAACCCCTCTGACTGAGGCTGCAACACTCCTGCAATCCTGACAACACTTCCTCGGCAGCTTCATGAACGTCTTTATCCGAGCTGTTCCAGCTGACAGCTGAGGGAGCGAAACCGTGATCAGTAGTTTGTACCACATCTaggttataataataataatcacaataaatcaaatTTGTATAGCGCTTTTCCAAGTACTCAAAGACGCTTTATTCACATGCACCACCAAGACGGTCAGATCTCCATGCATTTTTTCAGTGTCTACAAATTTGACCTTGCTACTTAAACCTATGAGCTCataattattgtgtgtgtgtgtgtgtgtgtgtgtgtgtgtgtgtgtgtgtgtgtgtgtgtgtgtgtgtgttggggaaggGCATTAAAAATgtagacagaaacacagcaataaAGAGGGGGGAATGGTTGTGAGTAGCTAATACACAATTGTCCAATTACAAAACATAGAACATCAAACAAACAACCTAAGAAGCAAAAACTAATGAAACTAATGATCATAGAATCATATTTTAGGCACTTTACCAGTATCAAAGCAACACTTTACAATATGATGCAGATGAGACGGGCCAAAATGTTACACTATAAGAGTCCCTGCAAGAATATTACTTGGATATTGTAGTGAATTTAAATTCAAGTGGTGATTATACAACATATAACCTCTGACCTTAAAGTGTTGTTGACCTTAAATCATCACCATCaagatcatcatcattataCTTTTTTCAAGGTGGTCTTATCGCTATGAAATCGATGATATCCATGCCCCATTAGCTTAGTCTGCTACTTTCCATGCTCCCCGGAAAGCCACTCGACGTTCGACTGCTTCGGTCTGAGTTTTAACAGCAGATGCGTGGACGTTACACTCGTGTTTCTTCTTAAATGTATTCAATGCACCGTTAAATCCTCCTGTAATTTCCTCCATACCTCTGCAACCCGCAGCAGCAATGGCGAGCGATTCAGTGAAACTCTCCAAAAACCTCCTGCGCATGAAGGTGAGCGAAGCGGTGTCGCCAGCAAGGTTAATGAAGCAGCGGTAGGGTGTTAGCATTAGCCACCGCAGCCCGTCATGTGAGAATGGCGTGCCAGACTCCATTCAAAATTCTGGAAATGTTATGAGTAGTTGCTCATTTCCAAACAAACGTGACAGATAACCTCTTTTTATTGAATTTCCGGGTGTGTGGATTAATTCGGTATACAAGTCATTCTCCAAAGCAGCATATGAGTTCAAACAAATTTCAACATTTCTATCTAAGCTACATCACTTAGCTCGCAGTCGCCTGGCTATCTAAACTATTAACGTTAGTTATCATTGTAACGTTAGCTATAGGCTATTTTGGGCGAAAATAGCCTATAGCATGCTAAAGTCATTACTAGCCCTGACCATGACTATCACACTACGCATCATGATAAATTTAACATCATGGTACGTGTTATGATTCTCCTGTGCGGGGCTAGGGAAGAAAGGGTGAACCAACTACCAAAGCTGGCCTTGTTGCGCATTAAGGGGTGTACTGCATACATATCGGCTTGAAGAATGGTTCATAATGATTTTCCTAAAATTTTTAAATGATCTTCCATGTAGGAATATATACTCATAAGCAAGGATTCATTAAACTGAAGGGTGTTTGGCTTGAAGTTCGGTCACCAAAAGAGGGCAGAGAACGTTGAGCCAGCCGTGTTTTTTTGGTTATAAGCAGACTATGCACTTTCAGAGCACGCGACCTTATTATGATGAGGTtataaaaaatgatgaatggcACTCAGTTCTCAAAAGGATATAACTTAGAAGTGCCTCAGGAGTGCAGGACCACTCTTTTACCCCATCTTAACTTAAAACATGTGAGCATTTCACcctattgtttatgtttttgtgtacatttgacatcaaaacattagattcaAGACGGGCATTTAAGTGTTCCATTAATTCTATAGGTTATAAGTCTTGACATGGACCTGAGGGCTTCTTACATTTACTCAGCCTCATCCTTGACATTAGTAAACAAAACGGTGTGTCCTCCCATTTCAAACGGCATAATCCGTCTTTAATTAGTTACCTGGTTGCCCAAATCCTTCCAGCAAACGTATTGTTGTGACTAAATTAGCTGATGATGTCAATATGTTGATGTCTCCACAGTTCATGCAGAGAGGCCTGGATGCAGAGACAAGGAagcagctggaggaagaggagaagagaatcATAAGTGATGAACACTGGTACCTTGACCTGCCGGAGCTCAAAGCTAAAGAGTAGGTGTCATGTTGTGCAACAGCAAGCTACATCTAACAGCTTCTGTCATTTCTTGAAGTAATGAGAGAACTGTACACTAAACTCTTTTCAGAAAAATGGGAGTTTAACATGGCCTTGCTTAATGGTAAACATCCATACCTAGTACAACTTTGATGGCATGTTACTGGAACTATTAGGATTCACTGCTAATTTcagcatacatatatataccaACATATACGCCTATGTAAtgcttattttaaaaaacaaaaatgtcagctgttataataaaaatgttattcctACCGTCTTCTTCCTTCCAATTAAATGCAGCCAGAGGCAAGgagcaatttaaaacaaatctgaaaactGAGATTTTAGTTGTGCTCTGCTTGGTGATCTGGTGTTGGTGTCTGTTGAATTCACAAAAGTCTTAAAAAGCCTCAAACCATGTTTATATAGTGATGAACTGTTTCCTAGTAAGTAAAGTACCAGTTATTAGACAGATTTTTAAATGGATTTTGGAGTTAAAGTTCTCTTTGaacaagcaagaaaaaagaaaagagaatttcGCTTTGGGGATCAGTCCTGTGTCAGTATTGATTGTCAGTGAGTATCACATTTGAAGTAAAGTCATTTTCATTCTTGGGTTAATTATTgcttgaaacacattttttaaattttgtccaAATGGATACATACATTAAAGATCCTATTTGAATGATATAGCCGAAATGAGCTGGCTTACAAGATAATGTCCACCAGGTATTCATGTAACAgctcccctctgtctccccattttctcccttttcacTTGTCAGGAACCTCATCATTGAGGAGAGAAGTTTTGTGCCGTGTGAAGACCTGAAGTACGGGCGAATGTCATTCAAGGGTTTTAACCCAGAAGTTGAGGTCTGTCTAAATTTATTCTTCATTGTTCAGGTGTCATACCTCTGCTTATAATCCAGGCTGTTCTGAGTGTTTTTCAAtcatattgtgaaaatgtaacCATCGTTCAGGTTGTTATTGAGCTTGCTGCACATAGAAAGCTTATTAAGAAGCATTGGCTTAAtccttaaaatgtaaatgttaacaCCACCCAGTAATATGTGGGCCTTTTCATGGATTTACTTGTTGTTCACCCACCACAGAAACTCATGGTCTTGATGAATGGCAAGGATGAAGcggaggaggctgaggaagaggacCTAAGCACAATGCAGACAGACGTCACTGATGAAGAGATGGCAAGAAGGTACAAAGAGACAAAAGCAGGGACTGGAAGCATGAACCGCTTTAAGAGCAAATGACATGACTGAGATTTTGCATTGACgtgtttttaaaggaaaaagtgagagaagttttattgatttttggtTCCTTAGATTAAATTAATCAGGTTGCAGCTGCAGTGAGACGACCTGTCATGTTGGTGATAGTCACAGCAGTTCATACCTGTGCTATTAAACAGGTGTCTGCAGGtcttttttcaaaattcttagaatgtcttaaattcaattttcaattttttaaatttttacctAACTTAATTTACGACTATATTCCAACCTTAAACTGATCTCAGCACAAGACCAAATATATGATACTTACCCGCAATATTTACATGAATAACATGAATAATAATTCTAAAAATCTGTCTACTTCATCTTGAAAACCtctttaaaaagcattaaatttcACTCTTTGATACCCATAGACACCTTGCTTAAAGTCTAATGCGGGCCAACATTTAAGTAATCTCACTGTACTTGGAGATAATCAATCTAATATTGATAAGACTCTTCAGATGTGCACAGAGCAGTGGCACTTTGTTGGCCAGTCATGTAAGCAAGATGCACATTTTCCCCACCTGTGGCCTTTCTCCTAAATTCTTTTTTGGAAATCTAAACATACTGTGAGAAATAAAGTACACTGACTGGCACATATTGGCAGACCTCACCCTGAATTGCCTAGAAAATGAATAGCTGCAGAGTAAAAAGCATAAAGAGAGACTTGTAGTAACATTGGCAGTGAAAATGGAAGTACCCGGATGAATTGCCTGTTCACCATTCAActgttgtgctgtgtgcatAGGATTTAATATTCCCCCTTGTTGGTGTGTATTAATCTGTTGTGTATTTCTTCTTTTGCAGATATGAGAGTTTAGTAGGGAGCATGAAGAGAAAGTTTGCGAAGAAGCGAGAGAGGTCAGCCatggacgaggaggaggaggaggatgtcaACTGCAATTTTgcagaaacaaactcaaagaGGGCCTTTTTAAAACCGCAAGACTAAGCTCAAGAATGTTAGGCTTTAGAATTGTGTATTTTTGAGTTTcgaaatatttttttacatgtttgccTAAACTTCTGCATATAGCGTTAGGGTGTGATCGACcagtatgtacagtattttaAGGATAAATGGATGTCATACATCCTCTTTTAAAAGATGTATCTTTGAGATGCCATGAggaataacctttttttttttttttttaccacccaTGCAACATGGATATGATTTCCATTAAATGCATAgcctttgtatttgtgtgtgccttGTGTCATATGTAAAACTGCTCTAGCTCTCTGTAGCTCTATGCAGGAAATGGAAAACTCATATAAATAGTGATCTATCTGAGatgaattttctgtttgttttgggagGAATCTCAATTATAGTGCTTTATATAGTGTCTTTTCAAAATATGGATAGCTTGACAAGATGGCAATCTAGAAAGGAAACATTCTTATTTCAGCGTCCCAAGCTCAAAGCAAAAACACCTCTGACCTCCATTTGATCGCTGCACACTAAGTGTGTGTCATTTTGCATGTTGCAGCTCCATCAGGAGAGCACAGCACCAACTTTGTCAAGATTGGGGCTTTGGTTCTTGCAAGGGCCTCCCACATGGAAACTGTATGCACTGTAAGAACCTTGCATGGGgtccaaataaaaaaagaaaaatgaaaacatgagatGAAGATTCATGATATTTGGAATAAACCCCGTCTGTCGACATTTCTTGATTTTGACTTCTTCAGAGCTCAGTAGGGTGAATATCCCCATTTAGCATTCACACAGGCAACCCAGCATATACTCATGAAAACAAGTTCCTTATTTACAAgtcaaggcaaatttatttgtgtagTACATGTTCTGTGCAATCAAATTATCAGATAGCGCAAAGTCAATTGCAACAATCTTTGAAATATGTGATAAATTCACGGTATATACATGAAGATAAGTGGGCCCTTTCACATGCTGACACAGTTCAACAATGTCCAAAGCAGAACTTGAGGGGAACATTTCAATAAAGAAGAAAGGTATTCAAAAGATAtgaaattttcagttttatctgtttgtttaaaTTATGGAACTAGGCAGCTACTATAAAAAGCATTCATGAAGTTGAagatgaatatatgaatataccTTATTTACTCTTGTCAAAAGAAGAATAGGAAAGGTTATTGATGCTGGCATACAACTTCTAATATAGGAACAGTCACTGTAGTAGCTATGTGTAGCAGCAGGGAGACTAGACATCCTAGATGAGACACCTGGCACAAAATGCAACCTGAGAAATCAGCTATCTGTGTGTAACTACATGAAAATGTCTCTTGTCTCTTGACCGTCTTGACTAAATGAGCTGACCAAGCAGCATTTTATGGCCTTTCGTGGGGAACATTTCAGACATTATGGCTATCACAAGTGACTTGTTGCCATGAGGATTCAACTCAGATTTGAAAATATAGTCATTCTGCATGACCCCAACATTGGCTAGATAGGGATTATCCTCATCACTGAAACCACAGAAAGCGTAATTATTGCTCACTAATGAAGTAAACAAAGTAAGTAACAAATATAATTGTTAAATTTCATTCTATAGTTCTATCccttatggaaagaaaatatatttaccattatattaaatgaaatatatggtaATATATTaccatatattacatttaatatatggaattacaatatattgaaatatatgttatatttgaaaatgtcttagcaatacatggaataatatattggtaaaaCATAGTACgcaatgtatttatatattgcatcaatatattgtaatgtatttcaatatatggaataatacataagtaactgtgcatttcagatattgtaatatattgcatatgaatatatatatgtttatatcccgtaatatatgtcattttatatttataaatatcctccataatgtatttagatttatatgtgatgaatactgggtacatgtatttaaacatacatgatctatgactttccaattatatgggaacctgtattggaaatatatgtacagatatatgccatgcatggtccatgcatatgtcatcgttgtttattggaaaatatgcaatgttaaaaaaacatccctatacacacacacacacacacacacacacacacacacacatatatatatatatatatatatatatatatatatatatacatacactatattaccaaaagtattcgctcacctgcctttactcatactatgaactgaagtgccatcccattcctaacccaaagagttcaatatgatgtcggtccaccttttgcagctattacagcttcaactcttctgggaagactgtccacaaggttgaggagagtgtttataggaatttttgaccattcttccaaaagcgcattggtgaggtcacacactgatgttggtcgagaaggcctggctctcagtctccgctctaattcatcccaaaggtgttctatcgggttcaggtcaggactctgtgcaggccagtcaagttcatccacaccagactctgtcatccatgtctttatggaccttgctttgtgcactggtgcacagtcatgttggaagaggaaggggcccgctccaaactgttcccacaaggttgggagcatggaattgtccaaaatgttttggtatcctgaagcattcaaagttcctttcactggaactaaggggccaagcccagctcctgaaaaacaaccccacaccataattcctcctccaccaaatttcacagtcggcacaatgcagtctgaaatgtacagttctcctggcaacctccaaacccagactcgtccatcagattgccagatggaaaagcgtgattcatcactccagagaacgcgtctccactgctctagaggccagtggcggcgtgctttacaccattgcatccgacgctttgcattgcacttggtgatgtgtggcttggctgcagctgctcggccatggaaacccattccatgaagctctctgcgtactgtacttgggctaatctgaaggtcacatgaagtttgtagctctgtagcaattgactgtgcagaaagtcggcgacctctttgcactatgcgcttcagcatccgctgacccctctccgtcactttacgtggcctaccacttcgtggctgagttgctgttgttcccaaacgcttccattttgttataatagagctgacagttgactgtggaatatttaggagcgaggaaatttcacgactggatttgttgcacaggtggcatcctatgacagttccacgctggaattcactgagctcctgagagcggcccattctttcacaaatgtcttgtttcacagtctgcatgcctgagtgcttggttttatacacctgtggccaggccaagtgattaggacacctgattctgatcatttgaatgggtgagcgaatacttttggtaatatagtgtatatatatacgtatGTATAGggatgtatagatagatagatagatagatagacagatagatagatagatagattacatATAAAAGTATAGTGctgtttttggtcttgattgcaatatttttttatatgtatcagtatatagacatgtatggtctatgcatatattccaatatactggaaaatataaagacgagtgttgcaaaggggtggaaagtttttGCTGtcgctttttttttcaatttttccgaaaattcggctcgggaattttgggaattttcgtttttttttttttcttgtcatcaatttgaatgaggtttttaaaaagtttccatggaaatttaagcttttaagaaattaagaaattttgtttttgctgttgttaacttaagatgaatggggcaaaaataaagaataatcaataaaatgaatgtcaacatcaatatcaccattttggaaatggaaaccctaatgtcctgaactcaggactgacctctaacccaaaggccacaatgccagcatactgtaaaatcatcatccccatacccaagtgtgtgaaataaaacttaaatataaacagttaactttgcattttggtggaaacaaatatgttgcatgattcaatgcaaattcaactgtgcaccatgattcacatatgcaaataattccgagcacatttgatcatcatcaatcagtagcctattctccactaggctacagcacttccacagagacagacgatcatcacatcagcatcacaattcaatttcctgcatttctatgcattttaatgggtagtttgaaccacttcatatagtactgcacacagtcctattcctgaattaatagcctagaCCCCTTgctaacgctgtataactgctggtcattgtattaatatcctacaacagaacagacataggattattataaagagaaaatttgttgcacacgggtgataccattaatatcttaatgtaggatatttacataaaacgccccaatggatcaggttaatttcatttgcacAACAGATTTCCTGAGTATGGGCtatgcaaacttcaatccacatgataaaa is a genomic window containing:
- the snx20 gene encoding sorting nexin-20, coding for MEAMNQQSDPNPGKMDEAPAPVEGPSCLTTKELQQNLKTEKQRQRPVRLLFEIPSARIIEQSLSKYVVYQVVLIRSGSFDSRRVSVERRYSDFSRFHQQLLEEFSEELEEVSLPRKLLTGNFSPEIISERRLGLQDYLAKLYAIRCIRYSRHFPEFFTEQEQRQAHGLLRAGQFKLALELLQTVLQIQEKLVPWQSPVLLVPTLCALAVCHRDLEEPEQAFQTAQRALPPVRRYGLKNYRAPLLELLVDLGYQLRHPVARLQDELTVLRDSERGLVSFRSLKELVVQEFI
- the mphosph6 gene encoding M-phase phosphoprotein 6, with protein sequence MASDSVKLSKNLLRMKFMQRGLDAETRKQLEEEEKRIISDEHWYLDLPELKAKENLIIEERSFVPCEDLKYGRMSFKGFNPEVEKLMVLMNGKDEAEEAEEEDLSTMQTDVTDEEMARRYESLVGSMKRKFAKKRERSAMDEEEEEDVNCNFAETNSKRAFLKPQD